The proteins below come from a single Deinococcus budaensis genomic window:
- the minE gene encoding cell division topological specificity factor MinE, translating to MFSWLNKRRSKETLKDRLELVLAYDRAQIPPGKVDALRNDLLEVVKRYFPAGNSSVEVEQHGDKVVLMASIAIDENVENAGRRRE from the coding sequence ATGTTTTCCTGGCTGAACAAACGGCGGTCCAAGGAGACCCTCAAAGACCGCCTGGAACTCGTCCTCGCCTACGACCGCGCGCAGATTCCCCCCGGCAAGGTGGACGCGCTGCGCAACGACCTGCTGGAGGTCGTCAAGCGCTATTTTCCGGCCGGGAACAGCAGCGTCGAGGTCGAGCAGCACGGTGACAAGGTGGTCCTGATGGCCTCCATCGCCATCGACGAGAACGTGGAGAACGCCGGGCGCCGCCGGGAGTAG
- a CDS encoding SDR family oxidoreductase yields MTGDLLPAAPALAGKVAVVAGATRGAGRGIATELGALGATVVCTGRSTRAGPSDLGRERNRPETIEETAEIVTAAGGRGVPLRCDYLDEADVGRLAERLGAEFGGLDVLVNDVWGGERHSEWGKKAWELDLGKARALIEGGLWTHLVTGRYLLPLLRPGGLIVEVTDGDGWAYRGNLIYDLAKTGVMRLAQGWAHELEGDGRGITSVSVTPGFLRSEEMLAHFGVQEASWRDATARDPNFAESETPRLVGRGIAALAADPQKRRFDGRALASWTLMDEYGFSDVDGRKPHWGRWFREVLGRQVITPDQV; encoded by the coding sequence ATGACGGGTGATCTGTTGCCAGCCGCTCCAGCTCTCGCCGGAAAGGTGGCCGTCGTCGCCGGGGCCACGCGCGGCGCCGGGCGCGGCATCGCGACCGAACTGGGGGCGCTGGGCGCGACGGTGGTCTGCACGGGCCGCTCCACCCGCGCAGGCCCCAGCGACCTGGGCCGCGAGCGCAACCGCCCCGAGACCATCGAGGAGACGGCGGAGATTGTGACGGCGGCGGGCGGCCGGGGAGTGCCCCTGCGCTGTGACTACCTCGACGAGGCCGACGTGGGGCGGTTGGCGGAACGGCTCGGGGCCGAGTTCGGCGGGCTGGACGTGCTCGTCAACGACGTGTGGGGCGGCGAGCGCCACAGCGAATGGGGCAAAAAGGCCTGGGAGCTGGACCTGGGCAAGGCCCGCGCCCTGATCGAGGGCGGGCTGTGGACCCACCTCGTCACCGGGCGGTATCTGCTGCCGCTGCTGCGCCCCGGCGGCCTGATCGTGGAGGTCACCGACGGCGACGGCTGGGCCTACCGCGGCAACCTGATCTACGACCTCGCCAAGACCGGCGTGATGCGCCTGGCGCAGGGCTGGGCGCACGAGCTGGAGGGGGACGGGCGCGGCATCACCAGCGTCTCGGTCACGCCCGGCTTTCTGCGCTCCGAGGAGATGCTGGCCCATTTCGGGGTGCAGGAGGCCAGCTGGCGCGACGCCACCGCCCGCGACCCCAACTTCGCCGAGTCGGAGACGCCCCGCCTGGTGGGCCGGGGAATCGCCGCCCTCGCCGCCGATCCGCAGAAGCGCCGGTTTGACGGCCGGGCCCTGGCCTCCTGGACCCTGATGGACGAGTACGGCTTCAGTGACGTGGACGGGCGCAAACCGCACTGGGGCCGCTGGTTCCGGGAGGTGCTGGGGAGGCAGGTCATCACACCGGATCAGGTCTGA
- a CDS encoding YdeI/OmpD-associated family protein yields the protein MTLPPGAFEPDSRAGWRAWLEAHHETDKGVWLVLRKKAAGPVNLTGGEAVEEALCFGWIDSKPRKLDETRSMLYFAPRRAGSGWSAVNKARIERMQAAGRMTPAGQAKIDAAIRDGSWTRLDAVDALEVPPDLAGALAAEAGARAQWDAFPRSARRGILDWIAGAKTAATREKRVRETATLAARGERANAWPPPGKRRA from the coding sequence ATGACCCTGCCGCCCGGCGCCTTCGAGCCGGACTCCCGCGCCGGGTGGCGCGCGTGGCTGGAGGCGCACCACGAGACCGACAAGGGCGTGTGGCTGGTGCTGCGGAAAAAGGCGGCCGGTCCGGTGAACCTGACGGGGGGCGAGGCCGTGGAGGAGGCCCTGTGCTTCGGCTGGATCGACTCCAAACCGCGCAAGCTCGACGAAACGCGCTCCATGCTGTATTTCGCGCCGCGCCGGGCGGGCAGCGGCTGGAGCGCCGTGAACAAGGCCCGGATCGAGAGGATGCAGGCGGCGGGCCGCATGACCCCGGCGGGGCAGGCGAAGATCGACGCGGCTATCCGGGACGGCTCGTGGACCCGGCTCGACGCGGTGGACGCCCTGGAGGTGCCGCCTGACCTGGCAGGAGCGCTCGCCGCCGAAGCGGGCGCGCGGGCGCAGTGGGACGCTTTTCCCCGCAGCGCGCGGCGCGGCATCCTCGACTGGATTGCGGGGGCGAAGACGGCCGCCACCCGCGAGAAACGGGTGCGCGAGACGGCCACGCTCGCCGCGCGGGGGGAGCGGGCCAACGCCTGGCCGCCGCCGGGAAAGCGCCGGGCTTAA